A portion of the Nitratidesulfovibrio sp. SRB-5 genome contains these proteins:
- a CDS encoding GTP-binding protein — MRLVTVAGPPSCGKTAVLSRACGLLAAQGVHTAVIKFDCLQTRDADAYAAAGITAVAALSGGLCPDHFFATNLEEAWDWAAGTGAECCVIETAGLCNRCSPHLRGALALCVVDNLMGIDAPEKIGPMLRLADMVLVTKGDLVSQAEREVYRHRIRQMNGRALIRHINGLTGQGCQELATVLSRAPDIATVTDMRLRFAMPAAVCSYCLSETRIGARYQKGNVRKAEFAAVPARDPEGEAAYAAGGPEEPREPGISGERP, encoded by the coding sequence ATGCGCCTCGTGACCGTGGCCGGGCCGCCCTCGTGCGGCAAGACGGCGGTGCTGTCCCGCGCCTGCGGACTGCTGGCGGCGCAGGGGGTGCACACGGCGGTGATCAAGTTCGACTGCCTGCAAACCCGCGACGCGGACGCCTACGCGGCGGCGGGCATCACCGCCGTGGCCGCGCTGTCCGGCGGGCTGTGCCCGGACCACTTCTTCGCCACCAACCTGGAAGAGGCCTGGGACTGGGCCGCCGGGACAGGGGCGGAGTGTTGCGTCATCGAGACCGCCGGGCTGTGCAACCGCTGTTCGCCCCACCTGCGCGGGGCGCTGGCCCTGTGCGTGGTGGACAACCTGATGGGCATCGACGCGCCGGAAAAGATCGGCCCCATGCTGCGCCTGGCGGACATGGTGCTGGTGACCAAGGGCGACCTGGTCTCGCAGGCGGAACGCGAGGTGTACCGCCACCGCATCCGCCAGATGAACGGGCGCGCGCTGATCCGCCACATCAACGGGCTGACCGGGCAGGGCTGCCAGGAACTGGCCACGGTGCTGTCCCGCGCGCCGGACATCGCCACGGTGACGGACATGCGGCTGCGCTTCGCCATGCCCGCCGCCGTGTGCTCGTACTGCCTGAGCGAGACGCGCATCGGCGCGCGCTACCAGAAGGGCAACGTGCGCAAGGCAGAGTTCGCCGCCGTGCCCGCGCGCGACCCGGAGGGCGAGGCTGCCTACGCGGCGGGCGGGCCGGAGGAGCCCCGTGAACCGGGCATATCCGGGGAGCGCCCATGA
- a CDS encoding ATP-binding cassette domain-containing protein, translated as MTSPTRANAPNPANTLNPADATPPATSDAPVLRTLTVLAGRDKSGRAEHADVTFRPGEVTALLGPTGSGKSRFLYDIESLADADTPSGRRILLDDAAPDADRRFALQGRLVAQLTQNMNFVLDMRALPFIRMHAESRAVPDPDATARAVLAAANDLAGEPFADDAQLTQLSGGQSRALMIADAALLSWSPVLLIDEIENAGVDKRRALDLLLRSDKIVVIATHDPVLALSADRRLVFEHGAVRSVLHRTTEEARLLARVAAMEDQLSDIRARLRRGMPVA; from the coding sequence ATGACGTCTCCAACCCGCGCCAACGCCCCCAATCCGGCAAACACCCTCAATCCGGCAGACGCCACGCCTCCCGCCACCAGTGACGCCCCGGTGCTGCGCACCCTCACCGTGCTGGCCGGGCGCGACAAGTCGGGCCGCGCCGAACACGCGGACGTCACCTTCCGCCCCGGCGAGGTTACGGCCCTGCTCGGCCCTACCGGCTCCGGCAAGAGCCGCTTCTTGTACGACATCGAATCGCTGGCCGACGCGGACACCCCCTCCGGCAGGCGCATCCTGCTGGACGACGCCGCACCCGACGCCGACCGCCGCTTTGCCCTGCAAGGGCGGCTGGTGGCCCAGCTGACCCAGAACATGAACTTCGTGCTGGACATGCGCGCGCTGCCGTTCATCCGCATGCACGCCGAAAGCCGCGCCGTGCCCGACCCGGACGCCACGGCCCGCGCCGTGCTGGCGGCGGCCAACGACCTTGCGGGCGAGCCGTTTGCCGATGACGCCCAGCTCACCCAGCTTTCGGGCGGGCAGTCGCGCGCGCTGATGATCGCCGACGCGGCCCTGCTCAGCTGGTCGCCGGTGCTGCTCATCGACGAGATCGAAAACGCCGGGGTGGACAAACGGCGCGCGCTGGACCTGTTGCTGCGCAGCGACAAGATCGTGGTCATCGCCACGCACGACCCTGTGCTGGCCCTGTCCGCCGACCGGCGACTGGTGTTCGAGCACGGGGCCGTGCGTTCGGTGCTGCACCGCACCACCGAGGAAGCACGCCTGCTGGCCCGCGTTGCGGCCATGGAGGACCAGCTTTCCGACATCCGCGCCCGGCTGCGCCGGGGCATGCCCGTGGCCTGA